A window of Bacillota bacterium contains these coding sequences:
- a CDS encoding DsrE/DsrF/DrsH-like family protein, whose translation MPDRPKLSIVVLSPQLSKLHAASLMASVAASAGMEVNVFATMEALGQFRRSVIERRDFVLDDVGRELVAKKVPLFYDLLRQGRELGDLHVYGCALAADVMGWKPEDFTDLVEDVIGVTAFFGKSEGAQILTI comes from the coding sequence ATGCCGGATCGGCCGAAGCTGTCGATCGTCGTGCTGTCGCCCCAGTTGAGCAAGCTCCACGCCGCAAGCCTGATGGCGTCGGTGGCGGCATCGGCAGGCATGGAGGTCAACGTCTTCGCCACCATGGAGGCGCTGGGGCAGTTCCGCCGGTCCGTGATCGAAAGGCGGGACTTCGTGCTCGACGACGTGGGCCGGGAACTCGTGGCCAAGAAGGTCCCGCTCTTCTACGACCTGCTCCGCCAGGGGCGCGAACTCGGGGACCTCCACGTTTACGGCTGCGCCCTGGCGGCGGACGTGATGGGGTGGAAGCCCGAAGACTTCACCGACCTGGTGGAGGACGTCATCGGGGTCACCGCGTTTTTCGGCAAGTCGGAAGGCGCTCAGATCCTGACCATATAG
- a CDS encoding carbohydrate ABC transporter permease: MRGRSVGGTAPGALVDTVVVLVALAWLLPTLGLLVSSLRPAPDVAGSGWWTIFANPFDLTRWTLENYRHVLGQQGMGRAFFNSFLITVPATLLPILLASLAAFAFAWLDFPGRQVLFLAVVAFLVVPLQMTFVPILRIYSQSGLAGTLAGLWLAHTGYGLPFAIYLMRNFFASLPEEVFESAYIDGASPLSAFFRLALPMSTPALASLAIFQFLWVWNDLLVALIYLGGGAQTAPLTLKLSSLVGSFGQEWHVLTAAAFVSMVVPVAVFFALQRYFVRGILAGAVKG, encoded by the coding sequence ATGAGGGGCCGCTCCGTTGGCGGCACCGCGCCCGGCGCCCTGGTCGACACGGTGGTGGTGCTGGTGGCGCTGGCGTGGTTGCTGCCGACCCTGGGGCTTCTGGTCAGCTCGCTCCGGCCGGCGCCGGACGTGGCGGGTTCCGGGTGGTGGACCATCTTTGCCAACCCCTTCGACCTGACCCGGTGGACGCTCGAAAACTACCGGCACGTCCTCGGCCAGCAGGGGATGGGCCGGGCCTTTTTCAACAGCTTCCTCATCACGGTGCCGGCCACGCTGCTGCCCATCCTGCTGGCGTCGCTCGCTGCCTTTGCGTTCGCCTGGCTCGACTTTCCGGGGCGGCAGGTGCTGTTTCTTGCGGTGGTGGCCTTTCTCGTCGTGCCGCTGCAGATGACCTTCGTCCCGATCCTCCGGATTTACAGCCAGAGCGGCCTGGCGGGGACGCTCGCCGGGCTGTGGCTTGCCCACACCGGCTACGGGCTGCCCTTCGCCATCTACCTGATGCGCAACTTCTTCGCGTCACTCCCGGAAGAGGTGTTCGAGTCGGCATACATCGACGGCGCCTCGCCGCTGTCGGCGTTCTTCCGGCTGGCGCTGCCCATGTCCACGCCGGCGCTCGCGTCGCTGGCGATTTTCCAGTTCTTGTGGGTATGGAACGACCTGCTGGTCGCCCTCATCTACCTGGGCGGCGGCGCCCAGACCGCCCCGCTCACGCTCAAGCTCAGCAGCCTGGTGGGCAGCTTCGGGCAGGAGTGGCACGTGCTGACGGCGGCTGCGTTCGTCTCGATGGTGGTGCCCGTGGCCGTCTTCTTCGCCCTGCAGCGCTACTTCGTGCGCGGCATCCTGGCGGGGGCGGTCAAGGGGTAG
- a CDS encoding sugar ABC transporter permease, whose product MQRGRAWAWGFTGPALLLVGFYLAYPTLGTVYLSFFDRRSQHFVGFHNYVDLFTSSAMRTAFRNNLLWLLVFTAATVGLGLVLAVLADRVRYEAVAKSVIFLPMAISFVGAGVIWKFIYAYRPATSAQIGLANQLLMLFGREPVGWLIERPWINNLALIAVGVWIWTGFAMVVLSAAYKGIPRELLEAARVDGAGEWQVFWKVSLPLLQSTVAVVATTMVINVLKVFDIVYVMTNGNFDTEVMANRMYKEMFQFRHFGRASAIAVILFLAIVPVMLANIRRFRQQEAER is encoded by the coding sequence ATGCAGCGCGGCAGAGCGTGGGCATGGGGCTTCACGGGGCCGGCCCTGCTGCTGGTCGGCTTCTACCTGGCCTACCCGACGCTCGGCACCGTCTACCTGAGCTTCTTCGACCGCCGGTCGCAGCACTTCGTCGGCTTCCACAACTACGTCGACCTGTTCACCTCCAGCGCCATGCGCACGGCCTTCCGCAACAACCTGCTGTGGCTTTTGGTCTTCACCGCCGCCACCGTGGGCCTGGGCCTGGTGCTCGCGGTGCTGGCGGACCGGGTGCGCTACGAGGCGGTGGCCAAGTCGGTCATCTTCCTGCCCATGGCCATTTCGTTCGTGGGAGCGGGCGTCATCTGGAAGTTCATCTACGCCTACCGGCCGGCGACTTCAGCCCAGATCGGGCTTGCGAACCAGCTTCTGATGCTGTTTGGGCGCGAGCCTGTGGGATGGCTCATCGAACGCCCGTGGATCAACAACCTGGCCCTCATTGCCGTGGGGGTCTGGATCTGGACCGGCTTTGCCATGGTGGTGCTGTCGGCCGCCTACAAGGGCATCCCGAGGGAACTGCTGGAGGCCGCCCGGGTCGACGGGGCCGGCGAGTGGCAGGTCTTCTGGAAGGTCAGCCTCCCGCTGCTCCAGTCCACCGTGGCCGTGGTGGCCACCACCATGGTCATCAACGTGCTGAAGGTGTTCGACATCGTCTACGTCATGACCAATGGCAACTTCGACACGGAAGTGATGGCCAACCGGATGTACAAGGAGATGTTCCAGTTCCGCCACTTCGGGCGCGCCAGCGCCATCGCGGTCATTCTGTTTTTGGCCATCGTGCCCGTCATGCTGGCCAACATCCGCCGCTTCAGGCAGCAGGAGGCCGAGCGATGA
- a CDS encoding sulfurtransferase TusA family protein produces the protein MAIDKATAGQADSLNGAQVKPDRVVDARGSFCPGPLMELIKTIKAQPVGTVVELWSSDRGSSKDVPEWIKKAGHDLLYVLEEGDHWRIGVRKAR, from the coding sequence ATGGCCATCGACAAGGCCACGGCAGGGCAGGCGGACAGCCTCAACGGCGCACAGGTCAAGCCCGACCGGGTCGTGGATGCCCGAGGGTCCTTTTGCCCGGGGCCTCTGATGGAACTCATCAAGACCATCAAGGCGCAGCCCGTCGGCACGGTGGTGGAACTCTGGTCGAGCGACCGGGGCTCGAGCAAAGACGTGCCGGAGTGGATCAAGAAGGCCGGCCACGACCTCCTCTACGTGCTCGAAGAGGGCGATCACTGGCGGATCGGCGTGCGAAAGGCGCGCTAG
- the meaB gene encoding methylmalonyl Co-A mutase-associated GTPase MeaB, protein MAARDMLPDLARRVRSGDRGAVARALTIVERASLDGELHAPAAAEEAGVQALLAGVIRAHVVGITGAPGSGKSTLIGHLAVHLRRQGRKVGILAVDPSSPFSGGAVLGDRLRMGLPADDPGLFMRSLASRGHQGGLALSVFGMVRVLDAAGMDLILVETVGAGQNDVGVLGVAHTVVLVFNPAAGDEVQALKAGIVEIGDVMVVNKSDLPGADEAYRAIMSVLGLSPEAPGLWRPPVLQVSSVRQSGFAELADAVEQHRRYLDSGPAGAQRRRTQAEWELRAALLAALERRYLGAARESGLWGQLVEQVAQGRIASYQAALRLVGDNRPGDPTP, encoded by the coding sequence ATGGCGGCGCGGGACATGCTCCCTGACCTGGCGCGGCGCGTGCGCTCGGGTGACCGCGGGGCTGTGGCCAGAGCCCTGACCATCGTGGAGAGGGCGAGCCTCGACGGCGAGTTGCACGCGCCGGCCGCTGCCGAGGAAGCGGGCGTTCAAGCGCTGCTCGCGGGGGTCATCCGGGCGCACGTGGTCGGCATCACGGGCGCGCCGGGTTCGGGGAAGAGCACCCTCATCGGCCACCTGGCCGTGCACCTGCGCCGGCAGGGACGCAAGGTCGGCATCCTTGCGGTGGATCCGTCGAGCCCGTTCTCGGGCGGCGCCGTGCTGGGCGACCGGCTGCGGATGGGGCTTCCCGCCGACGACCCGGGGCTGTTCATGCGCAGCCTGGCGAGCCGGGGCCACCAGGGCGGGCTGGCGCTTTCGGTGTTCGGTATGGTGCGGGTGCTGGACGCGGCCGGCATGGACCTCATTTTGGTCGAGACCGTGGGCGCCGGCCAGAACGACGTCGGCGTGCTCGGGGTGGCGCACACGGTGGTGCTGGTGTTCAACCCGGCGGCCGGCGACGAGGTTCAGGCGCTCAAGGCCGGGATCGTGGAGATCGGCGACGTCATGGTGGTGAACAAGTCCGATCTGCCGGGCGCCGATGAAGCCTACCGGGCCATCATGAGCGTCCTGGGGCTCTCGCCGGAGGCGCCGGGCCTCTGGAGGCCGCCGGTGCTGCAGGTCTCGTCGGTGCGCCAGAGCGGCTTCGCTGAACTGGCCGACGCCGTGGAGCAGCACCGCCGCTACCTCGACTCCGGGCCGGCCGGCGCCCAACGCCGGCGCACGCAGGCCGAGTGGGAGCTGCGGGCCGCCCTGCTCGCCGCTCTGGAACGCCGGTATCTGGGTGCGGCCCGGGAGTCGGGGCTGTGGGGGCAACTGGTGGAGCAGGTGGCACAGGGCCGGATCGCCTCCTATCAAGCGGCTCTCCGCCTCGTTGGCGACAACCGGCCCGGCGACCCTACCCCTTGA